A region from the Lysobacter sp. BMK333-48F3 genome encodes:
- a CDS encoding glycoside hydrolase family 99-like domain-containing protein, producing the protein MKIRLEPYYDCKAVGSTSDGVWESLAADPQFLIRSGSRGFAPGPCRFVFETKPGSAKWIDPLMYFDLGEGWVDSGKILLKPEPRPPGTHLVSYLVNIPPNVRQIRFDPTCAAGTFVLKPSVTIQRFRLLLGAARKLARVWRNHGLFGVANRVLNGDPSGRGLPGQMAQDTGAFQKQLVDNLTKRAREYIAAPALAPAPDAGVRLVAYYLPQFHPIPENDKWWGKGFTEWTNVGKAMPMFEGHYQPRLPGEFGYYDLRNPQIMRDQAALARRHGIEAFCFHYYWFDGHRLLESPVEAFLKDPSIDIGFCLCWANENWSRRWDGSEQDVLIAQNHSPEDDIAIIDDLIRAFRDPRYLRVDGKPVMIIYRAAILPEVKETLARWRRRCIEQGIGEIHLVAAQSFGLTDPLSLGFDAGVEFPPHGVRIPERQEEYLHFHDDSKMTIYDYRDVVETESARDYPDYRLYRCAMPGWDNTARKGKRAHAFSNSSPGGFRRWLDALIDQSMRHVPAGERLIFVNAWNEWAEGAYLEPDRRYGYANLMACHGALTRVEKAARPKVSVIMPTYKHEQYVEQAIRSVLDQTYDDFELLVIDDCSPDGTYAVAERVLAQYDAAGKASLHRMPINSDAYNVINYGIANSSGEYVTVINSDDAWTPDRLATIIGAMEKDGAGLAFSRISVIDQDGAPLDEAHPVAAEVYRRQEKCFSSADPLMVHLLQYNVCVTTGNLVFKRSLFDRLGGFSQLRLCHDWDFVLRASFYGKLLMVDSPGYLYRMHTSNTFSSSGHLSGPETETLLTEFFGKFDQHPQQELLRKNVAFQELMGSDQYRAYYELTDD; encoded by the coding sequence GTGAAGATAAGATTGGAGCCTTACTACGACTGCAAGGCGGTCGGTAGTACTTCGGACGGGGTCTGGGAAAGTCTCGCCGCAGATCCTCAGTTTCTGATTCGTTCCGGCAGCCGAGGCTTCGCGCCGGGGCCGTGCCGCTTCGTATTCGAGACCAAACCGGGGTCGGCCAAGTGGATCGACCCGCTGATGTATTTCGATCTCGGCGAAGGCTGGGTCGACTCGGGTAAAATCCTGCTCAAGCCAGAGCCGCGGCCGCCGGGCACGCACCTGGTGTCCTATCTCGTCAACATCCCGCCGAACGTCAGGCAGATCCGGTTCGATCCGACCTGCGCTGCCGGCACCTTCGTACTCAAGCCCTCTGTGACCATTCAGCGTTTCCGGCTCTTGCTCGGCGCCGCCCGCAAACTCGCGCGGGTGTGGCGCAACCACGGTCTTTTCGGCGTCGCCAACCGCGTGCTCAACGGCGACCCCTCCGGGCGCGGCCTGCCGGGCCAGATGGCCCAGGACACCGGCGCCTTCCAGAAGCAACTGGTCGACAACCTGACCAAGCGCGCACGCGAGTACATCGCCGCTCCCGCGCTGGCGCCGGCCCCGGACGCCGGGGTCAGGCTGGTCGCCTACTACCTGCCGCAGTTCCACCCGATTCCCGAAAACGACAAGTGGTGGGGCAAGGGGTTCACCGAGTGGACCAACGTCGGCAAGGCCATGCCGATGTTCGAAGGGCATTATCAGCCGCGTTTGCCGGGCGAATTCGGCTACTACGACCTGCGCAACCCGCAAATCATGCGCGACCAGGCCGCGCTCGCGCGCCGGCACGGCATCGAGGCGTTCTGCTTCCACTACTACTGGTTCGACGGGCATCGCCTGCTCGAATCGCCGGTCGAGGCCTTCCTCAAGGATCCGTCGATCGACATCGGCTTCTGCCTGTGCTGGGCGAACGAAAACTGGAGCCGGCGCTGGGATGGATCGGAGCAGGACGTCCTGATCGCCCAGAACCATTCCCCCGAAGACGACATCGCGATCATCGACGACCTGATCCGGGCGTTCCGCGATCCGCGTTATCTGCGGGTGGACGGCAAGCCGGTGATGATCATCTATCGCGCCGCGATCCTGCCCGAGGTGAAGGAGACCCTGGCGCGCTGGCGTCGGCGCTGCATCGAGCAGGGCATCGGCGAGATCCACCTGGTCGCCGCGCAGAGTTTCGGCCTGACCGATCCGCTGTCGCTGGGCTTCGATGCCGGCGTCGAGTTCCCGCCGCACGGCGTGCGGATTCCGGAGCGTCAGGAAGAGTATCTGCACTTCCACGACGACTCGAAGATGACCATCTACGACTACCGCGACGTGGTCGAGACCGAGTCGGCCCGCGACTACCCGGACTACCGGCTGTACCGCTGCGCGATGCCGGGCTGGGACAACACCGCGCGCAAGGGCAAGCGCGCCCATGCCTTCTCCAATTCCAGTCCGGGCGGCTTCCGGCGCTGGCTGGACGCGCTGATCGATCAGAGCATGCGCCACGTGCCGGCCGGCGAGCGTCTGATTTTCGTCAACGCCTGGAACGAATGGGCGGAAGGCGCGTATCTGGAACCGGATCGCCGCTACGGCTACGCCAATCTCATGGCTTGCCACGGCGCCCTGACCCGGGTCGAAAAGGCCGCGCGTCCGAAGGTCAGCGTGATCATGCCGACCTACAAGCACGAGCAGTACGTCGAGCAGGCGATCCGCAGCGTGCTGGACCAGACCTACGACGATTTCGAATTGCTGGTCATCGACGACTGCTCTCCCGACGGCACCTACGCGGTCGCCGAGCGTGTGCTGGCCCAGTACGACGCCGCCGGCAAGGCTTCGCTGCACCGCATGCCGATCAATTCCGACGCGTACAACGTCATCAACTACGGCATCGCCAACTCCAGCGGCGAGTACGTCACGGTCATCAATTCCGACGACGCCTGGACCCCGGATCGGTTGGCGACCATCATCGGGGCGATGGAGAAGGACGGGGCCGGTCTGGCGTTCAGCCGGATTTCGGTGATCGACCAGGACGGCGCGCCGCTGGACGAGGCGCATCCCGTCGCCGCCGAAGTGTACCGGCGGCAGGAAAAGTGCTTCAGCTCCGCCGACCCGCTAATGGTCCACTTGTTGCAGTACAACGTCTGCGTCACCACCGGCAATCTGGTGTTCAAACGCAGCCTGTTCGACCGGTTGGGCGGTTTCTCCCAGCTGCGTCTGTGCCACGACTGGGATTTCGTGCTGCGGGCGAGTTTCTACGGCAAACTGTTGATGGTGGATTCGCCCGGGTATCTGTACCGGATGCACACCAGTAATACGTTCTCGTCGTCGGGCCACCTTTCCGGGCCCGAAACCGAAACGTTGTTGACTGAATTCTTCGGCAAATTCGATCAGCATCCGCAACAGGAACTGCTGCGAAAGAATGTCGCGTTCCAGGAGTTGATGGGGTCGGACCAATATCGCGCGTACTATGAACTGACAGACGACTGA
- a CDS encoding ABC transporter ATP-binding protein has product MAKISVRNCTLDYPLYGVSSRSLKKMVISAATGGRIAANSREITVVRALSSLDLEALPGDRVGLWGHNGSGKTTLLRALAGIYAPSEGSIELTGSVASLIDPAMGFELDASGHENITLRGLLHGMSREQIESLRSDIAEFSGLGDYLDLPVRVYSSGMQMRLAFSIVTAVSADIILMDEWLSVGDAEFSAKAEGRLRNLIDNAKIIVLASHNLDLIRSVCNRVITLEHGKIIAEERSAAQ; this is encoded by the coding sequence ATGGCTAAGATTTCGGTACGGAACTGCACGCTCGATTACCCGCTGTACGGGGTGTCCAGCCGCTCGCTGAAGAAAATGGTCATCAGCGCCGCGACCGGCGGGCGCATCGCCGCCAACTCGCGTGAAATCACCGTGGTGCGCGCGCTGAGTTCGCTCGACCTGGAGGCGTTGCCTGGCGACCGGGTCGGCTTGTGGGGCCATAACGGCTCCGGCAAGACCACCTTGCTGCGCGCGTTGGCCGGCATCTACGCGCCCAGCGAAGGCTCGATCGAGCTCACCGGTTCGGTCGCGAGCCTTATCGACCCGGCGATGGGCTTCGAGCTGGATGCCTCCGGGCACGAGAACATCACCCTGCGCGGCCTGCTCCACGGCATGAGCCGAGAGCAAATCGAGAGCCTGCGTTCGGACATCGCCGAATTCTCCGGCCTGGGCGACTATCTCGACTTGCCGGTGCGGGTTTACTCCAGCGGCATGCAGATGCGGCTGGCGTTCTCGATCGTGACCGCAGTCTCTGCGGACATCATCCTCATGGACGAATGGCTCAGCGTCGGCGATGCGGAGTTCTCCGCCAAGGCCGAAGGGCGTCTGCGCAATCTGATCGACAACGCCAAGATAATAGTTCTGGCGTCGCACAATCTCGATCTGATCCGCAGCGTCTGTAACCGCGTCATCACATTGGAGCACGGTAAGATCATTGCGGAAGAGCGTTCCGCTGCGCAGTGA
- a CDS encoding ABC transporter permease produces MKFAANVWDDLRDGFSNFDLWWMLATQDIRQRYRRSMIGPFWITITMVVVIAGLGPLYARLFNIAASDYVPNLAAGLIAWSLISGGLTEACNAFIGSDNLIKSTSAPMTVHVLRAATRSLLLFVHNLVALIPFLLIYRVNPGWELLLFPVGLLILSTFIVASGYLLGTFCARFRDMQQIILNVLQFAFFLTPIIWKPGALNGRTTIIDANPFFWLIEIIRAPMLGYVAKPMHYAGAVGLTVAVAAVGLVFFARYRRRIAYWV; encoded by the coding sequence GTGAAGTTCGCCGCCAACGTTTGGGACGATCTGCGCGACGGATTCTCCAACTTCGACCTGTGGTGGATGCTCGCTACCCAGGACATCCGTCAGCGCTATCGCCGGTCGATGATCGGCCCGTTCTGGATCACCATCACCATGGTGGTGGTGATCGCCGGGCTGGGGCCGCTTTATGCCCGGCTGTTCAACATCGCCGCGTCCGACTACGTGCCCAACCTGGCCGCGGGGCTGATCGCGTGGTCGCTGATTTCCGGCGGGCTGACCGAGGCCTGCAACGCCTTCATCGGTTCCGACAACCTGATCAAGTCGACGTCCGCGCCGATGACCGTGCACGTGTTGCGCGCAGCCACGCGCAGTCTGCTGCTGTTCGTGCACAACCTGGTGGCGCTGATTCCGTTTCTGCTGATCTATCGGGTCAATCCCGGCTGGGAGCTGCTGCTGTTCCCGGTCGGCCTGCTGATCCTGTCGACCTTCATCGTCGCGTCCGGATACTTGCTGGGCACGTTCTGCGCGCGCTTCCGCGACATGCAGCAGATCATCCTGAACGTCCTGCAGTTCGCCTTCTTCCTGACCCCGATCATCTGGAAGCCCGGCGCTTTGAACGGCCGGACGACGATCATCGACGCCAATCCGTTCTTCTGGCTGATCGAGATCATCCGCGCGCCGATGCTGGGTTACGTCGCCAAGCCCATGCATTACGCGGGTGCCGTTGGCCTCACCGTCGCGGTGGCGGCCGTGGGCTTGGTTTTCTTCGCGCGCTACCGCCGCCGCATCGCGTATTGGGTGTAA
- a CDS encoding cystathionine gamma-synthase, whose translation MSQQQAKGGASKLGLGTLAIHAGQSPDPSTGAVMPPIYATSTYAQSSPGEHQGFEYSRSHNPTRFAYERCVAGLEGGSRGYAFASGLAATSTILELFDAGSHVIAMDDVYGGTYRLFERVRRRSAGLDFSWVDLSDLAAFEAAIRPETKLVWIETPTNPLLKLVDVAAIAAIARKRGLVVVVDNTFSSPILQRPLELGAHIVMHSATKYLNGHSDIVGGMAVVGDDADLAERLGFLQNAVGGIQGPFDSFLALRGLKTLHLRMKAHCENAQVLAEWLETHPAVEKVIYPGLKSHPQHALAQRQMHGFGGMISIFVKGGLDGARRMMERCELFTIAESLGGVESLINHPAVMTHASIPPDRRAALGIADNLVRLSVGVEDAADLRADLDRGLGQ comes from the coding sequence ATGAGCCAACAGCAGGCCAAGGGCGGGGCGTCCAAGCTCGGCCTGGGTACCCTCGCGATCCACGCGGGGCAGTCGCCCGACCCGAGCACCGGCGCGGTCATGCCGCCGATCTACGCCACCTCGACCTACGCCCAGAGCAGCCCCGGCGAGCACCAGGGCTTCGAGTACTCGCGCAGCCACAACCCGACCCGCTTCGCCTACGAGCGCTGCGTCGCCGGCCTGGAAGGCGGCAGCCGCGGCTATGCCTTCGCCTCCGGCCTCGCCGCGACCTCGACCATCCTCGAGCTGTTCGACGCCGGCAGCCACGTGATCGCGATGGACGACGTCTACGGCGGCACCTACCGCCTGTTCGAGCGCGTCCGCCGCCGTTCCGCCGGGCTGGACTTCAGCTGGGTCGACCTCAGCGACCTGGCCGCCTTCGAGGCCGCGATCCGCCCGGAAACCAAGCTGGTCTGGATCGAGACCCCGACCAACCCGCTGCTCAAGCTGGTCGACGTCGCCGCGATCGCCGCGATCGCGCGCAAGCGCGGCCTGGTGGTGGTGGTCGACAACACCTTCTCTTCGCCGATCCTGCAGCGCCCGCTCGAACTGGGCGCGCACATCGTCATGCACTCGGCGACCAAGTACCTCAACGGCCACTCCGACATCGTCGGCGGCATGGCCGTGGTCGGCGACGACGCCGACCTGGCCGAGCGCCTGGGCTTCCTGCAGAACGCGGTCGGCGGCATCCAGGGGCCGTTCGACAGCTTCCTGGCCCTGCGCGGGCTCAAGACCCTGCATCTGCGGATGAAGGCGCACTGCGAGAACGCCCAGGTCCTGGCCGAATGGCTGGAAACCCATCCGGCGGTCGAGAAGGTGATCTACCCCGGGTTGAAGTCGCACCCGCAGCACGCCCTGGCCCAGCGCCAGATGCACGGCTTCGGCGGCATGATCAGCATCTTCGTCAAGGGCGGCCTGGACGGCGCGCGGCGGATGATGGAGCGCTGCGAGCTGTTCACCATCGCCGAGTCGCTCGGCGGCGTGGAAAGCCTGATCAACCATCCCGCGGTGATGACCCACGCCTCGATCCCGCCCGACCGCCGCGCCGCCCTCGGCATCGCCGACAACCTGGTGCGCCTGAGCGTGGGCGTGGAGGATGCGGCGGACCTGCGCGCGGACCTGGACCGAGGATTGGGTCAGTGA
- a CDS encoding pyridoxal-phosphate dependent enzyme — MAIHSSVLELIGKTPIVKAQRLDTGVCELYLKLESQNPGGSIKDRIGLSMIEAAEKAGKIKPGDTLVEGTAGNTGIGLALVAQQKGYKLLLVVPDKMSREKIFNLKAMGAQVVLTRSDVAKGHPDYYQDMAERIARETPGAYFINQFGNPDNPAAHEFGTGPEILEQMDGRLDAIVFGCGSSGTMTGLSRAFAKLSPSTELILADPVGSILEEYINRGTLSDKSASWMVEGIGEDFLPPISDFTRVKQAYAISDRESFLTARELLEKEGILGGSSTGTLLAAALKYCREQTEPKKVLVFVCDTGNKYLSKMYNDYWMLDNGFIERPRQGDLRDLILRPYSQRDTVVVGPADLLVTAYQRMKLYDVSQLPVMDGEHIVGIVDESDVLLHVYGDESRFRDPVSTAMVSKLDKIQVGEPIESLLPVFDRGHVAIVMDGERFLGLITRIDLLNFLRRRVQ, encoded by the coding sequence ATGGCCATTCACTCTTCCGTACTCGAACTCATCGGCAAGACCCCGATCGTCAAGGCCCAGCGCCTGGACACCGGCGTCTGCGAGCTCTACCTCAAGCTCGAATCGCAGAACCCGGGCGGGTCGATCAAGGACCGCATCGGTCTGTCGATGATCGAAGCCGCCGAGAAGGCCGGCAAGATCAAGCCCGGCGACACCCTGGTCGAGGGCACCGCCGGCAACACCGGCATCGGCCTGGCCCTGGTCGCCCAGCAGAAGGGCTACAAGCTGCTGCTGGTGGTGCCGGACAAGATGAGCCGGGAGAAGATCTTCAACCTCAAGGCGATGGGCGCGCAGGTCGTGCTGACCCGTTCCGACGTGGCCAAGGGGCATCCGGACTATTACCAGGACATGGCCGAGCGGATCGCCCGCGAGACCCCGGGCGCGTACTTCATCAATCAGTTCGGCAATCCCGACAACCCGGCCGCGCACGAGTTCGGCACCGGCCCGGAAATCCTCGAGCAGATGGACGGCCGGCTCGACGCGATCGTGTTCGGCTGCGGCAGCTCCGGCACCATGACCGGCCTGTCGCGCGCCTTCGCCAAGCTGTCGCCGTCGACCGAACTGATCCTGGCCGACCCGGTCGGCTCGATCCTGGAGGAGTACATCAACCGCGGCACCCTGTCGGACAAGTCGGCGAGCTGGATGGTCGAGGGCATCGGCGAGGACTTCCTGCCGCCGATCTCCGACTTCACCCGGGTCAAGCAGGCCTATGCGATCTCCGACCGGGAAAGCTTCCTGACCGCGCGCGAGCTGCTGGAGAAGGAGGGCATCCTCGGCGGTTCCTCGACCGGCACCCTGCTGGCCGCGGCGTTGAAGTACTGCCGCGAGCAGACCGAGCCCAAGAAGGTGCTGGTGTTCGTCTGCGACACCGGCAACAAGTACCTGTCGAAGATGTACAACGACTACTGGATGCTCGACAACGGCTTCATCGAGCGCCCGCGCCAGGGCGACCTGCGCGACCTGATCCTGCGCCCGTACTCGCAGCGCGACACGGTCGTGGTCGGCCCGGCCGACCTGCTGGTCACCGCCTACCAGCGGATGAAGCTGTACGACGTGTCGCAGCTGCCGGTCATGGACGGCGAGCACATCGTCGGCATCGTCGACGAAAGCGACGTCCTGCTGCACGTCTACGGCGACGAGTCGCGCTTCCGCGACCCGGTCTCGACCGCGATGGTCAGCAAGCTCGACAAGATCCAGGTCGGCGAGCCGATCGAATCGCTGCTGCCGGTGTTCGACCGGGGCCACGTCGCCATCGTCATGGACGGGGAGCGCTTCCTCGGCCTGATCACCCGCATCGATCTGCTGAACTTCCTGCGCCGCCGGGTCCAGTGA
- a CDS encoding YdcH family protein, which produces MFEERPQPEIDALIKSVPEFKQLYQRHKDLDKKVMDAELGVLPIDDTTLGQMKREKLAAKDRLVQLYDQHH; this is translated from the coding sequence ATGTTCGAAGAACGACCGCAGCCCGAGATCGACGCGCTCATCAAGAGCGTCCCCGAGTTCAAGCAGCTCTACCAGCGCCACAAGGACCTGGACAAGAAGGTCATGGACGCCGAGCTCGGCGTATTGCCGATCGACGACACGACCCTGGGACAGATGAAGCGCGAGAAGCTGGCTGCGAAGGACCGGCTGGTCCAGTTGTACGATCAGCATCACTGA
- a CDS encoding DUF4398 domain-containing protein, giving the protein MTASFAHFRLPLLAAVLASGLAGCASTPPPTGELSSARQAVMRADDADADQYAPQDLNAARSALSAAQAAMSQGKDEDARRLSLTAAAEADLAYARSREAVVRAEFDQRQAEIAELRRRLQEGSR; this is encoded by the coding sequence ATGACCGCAAGCTTCGCACACTTTCGTTTGCCGCTGCTGGCCGCAGTTCTCGCTTCGGGGCTGGCCGGCTGCGCCTCCACGCCCCCGCCCACCGGCGAGCTTTCCAGCGCCCGTCAGGCGGTGATGCGCGCCGACGACGCCGACGCCGACCAATACGCCCCGCAGGACCTCAACGCCGCCCGCAGCGCGCTCAGCGCGGCCCAGGCGGCGATGTCCCAGGGCAAGGACGAGGACGCGCGGCGGCTGTCGCTGACCGCGGCGGCCGAGGCCGACCTGGCCTATGCGCGCAGCCGCGAGGCCGTGGTACGGGCCGAATTCGACCAGCGCCAGGCCGAAATCGCCGAATTGCGGCGCCGCCTGCAGGAGGGCAGCCGATGA
- a CDS encoding PilT/PilU family type 4a pilus ATPase: MDIGYFLKLMTEKNASDMFLTTGAPVYIKVEGRLYPLGNTGLPAGMVKKIAYSLMDEGQVPQFERDLELNMALALPDAGRFRINVFKQRGEVGMVIRAIRSIIPSIEELQLPQVLKSIIMAPRGLVLIVGSTGSGKSTTLASMIDHRNSNTAGHILTIEDPIEYLHKHKKSIVNQREVGLDTHAFHNALKNAMREAPDVILIGEILDATTMEAAIAFAETGHLCLATLHSNNADQTLERILNFFPEAAHKNVLMNLALNLKAVVSQRLVVGVDGRRMPAAEVLINTPHIRDLMRRGQVHEIKQAMEESLEDGMESFDQCLFRLYKEGRIEMEEALKAADSRDGLALKFRLSEGGSGEHDPYADMYDASATH; encoded by the coding sequence ATGGACATCGGCTATTTCCTTAAGCTGATGACGGAAAAGAACGCGTCGGACATGTTCCTGACCACCGGCGCGCCGGTCTACATCAAGGTCGAGGGCCGTCTGTACCCGCTCGGCAACACCGGCCTGCCCGCGGGCATGGTCAAGAAGATCGCCTATTCGCTGATGGATGAGGGCCAGGTTCCGCAGTTCGAGCGCGACCTGGAGCTCAACATGGCCCTGGCCCTGCCCGACGCCGGCCGCTTCCGCATCAACGTGTTCAAGCAGCGCGGCGAAGTCGGCATGGTCATCCGCGCCATCCGCAGCATCATCCCGAGCATCGAGGAGCTGCAGCTGCCGCAGGTGCTCAAGAGCATCATCATGGCCCCGCGCGGCCTGGTCCTGATCGTCGGTTCCACCGGTTCGGGCAAGTCGACCACCCTGGCCTCGATGATCGACCACCGCAACAGCAACACCGCCGGCCACATCCTCACCATCGAGGATCCGATCGAGTACCTGCACAAGCACAAGAAGTCGATCGTCAATCAGCGCGAGGTCGGCCTGGACACCCACGCCTTCCACAACGCGCTCAAGAACGCGATGCGCGAAGCGCCGGACGTGATCCTGATCGGCGAAATCCTCGACGCCACCACCATGGAGGCGGCGATCGCGTTCGCCGAAACCGGCCACCTGTGCCTGGCGACCCTGCACTCCAACAACGCCGACCAGACCCTGGAGCGCATCCTCAACTTCTTCCCCGAGGCCGCGCACAAGAACGTGCTGATGAACCTGGCCCTGAACCTCAAGGCGGTGGTCTCGCAGCGCCTGGTGGTCGGCGTCGACGGGCGCCGCATGCCGGCGGCGGAAGTGCTGATCAACACCCCGCACATCCGCGACCTGATGCGCCGCGGCCAGGTGCACGAGATCAAGCAGGCGATGGAAGAGTCGCTGGAAGACGGCATGGAGTCGTTCGACCAGTGCCTGTTCCGGCTGTACAAGGAAGGCCGGATCGAGATGGAGGAGGCGCTCAAGGCGGCCGACTCGCGCGACGGCCTGGCGCTGAAGTTCCGCCTCTCCGAAGGCGGCAGCGGCGAGCACGACCCCTACGCCGACATGTACGACGCTTCGGCGACGCACTGA
- the maiA gene encoding maleylacetoacetate isomerase encodes MSDQLRLYSYWRSSASYRVRIGLNLKGLDYDIVPVHLVRDGGEQHRPDYRALNPQGLVPMLEHGGRHMSQSLAILEYLDEVWPQARLLPQDPGQRQWVRSIAQTIACEIHPLNNLRVLQYLDGTWNVPQPERDEWVKHWIHDGFAVLETMLGARPVETAFCAGDAPGLADCCLVPQMYNARRFGVALEPFPTLQRIEQACLALPAFEAARPENQPDRPA; translated from the coding sequence GTGAGCGATCAATTGCGTCTTTATTCGTACTGGCGATCCAGCGCCTCCTACCGCGTCCGCATCGGCCTCAATCTGAAGGGGCTGGACTACGACATCGTCCCGGTGCACCTGGTCCGCGACGGCGGCGAGCAGCACCGGCCCGACTATCGCGCGCTCAACCCGCAGGGCCTGGTGCCGATGCTGGAGCACGGCGGGCGGCACATGAGCCAGTCGCTGGCGATCCTGGAGTACCTCGACGAGGTCTGGCCGCAGGCGCGGCTGTTGCCGCAGGACCCGGGCCAGCGCCAATGGGTGCGTTCGATCGCCCAGACCATCGCCTGCGAGATCCACCCGCTCAACAACCTGCGCGTGCTGCAGTACCTGGACGGCACCTGGAACGTGCCCCAGCCCGAGCGCGACGAGTGGGTCAAGCACTGGATACACGACGGTTTCGCGGTGCTGGAAACCATGCTCGGCGCGCGCCCCGTCGAGACCGCGTTCTGCGCCGGCGACGCGCCCGGCCTGGCCGATTGCTGCCTGGTGCCGCAGATGTACAACGCGCGCCGTTTCGGCGTGGCGCTGGAGCCGTTCCCGACCCTGCAAAGGATCGAGCAGGCCTGCCTGGCGCTGCCGGCGTTCGAGGCCGCGCGCCCGGAAAACCAGCCCGACCGGCCGGCCTGA
- a CDS encoding fumarylacetoacetate hydrolase family protein has product MKLGSLKEGGRDGTLIVVSRDLSRAVRAAGIADTLQRALEDWSNAAPRLNALSDRLNAGQAEGAFELDPAALAAPLPRAYEFVDGSAYLPHVERVRRARGAEVPESFYVDPLMYQAVSAGFYGPRDPVRVVSEDYGIDLEAEVVIVTDDVPMAATAEQAAGHIQLIGLVNDVSLRNLIPNELAKGFGFLQSKPRSALSPVFVTPDELGDAWQDSKVHLALLTHINGEWFGAPEAGVDMQFNFAQLVAHAAKTRPLSAGTIVGSGTVANQDTSLGASCFAERRTVETLEQGKPVTPFMSFGDTVRIEMLDRAGASIFGAIEQRIEKP; this is encoded by the coding sequence ATGAAACTCGGATCCCTGAAAGAAGGCGGCCGCGACGGCACGCTGATCGTCGTCTCGCGCGACCTGAGCCGCGCCGTGCGCGCCGCCGGCATCGCCGATACCCTGCAGCGCGCGCTGGAGGACTGGTCCAACGCCGCGCCGCGGCTCAATGCGCTGTCCGACCGGCTCAACGCCGGCCAGGCCGAGGGCGCCTTCGAACTGGATCCCGCCGCCTTGGCCGCGCCGTTGCCGCGCGCCTACGAATTCGTCGACGGCAGCGCCTACCTGCCGCACGTCGAGCGCGTGCGCCGCGCGCGCGGCGCCGAGGTGCCGGAAAGCTTCTACGTCGACCCGCTGATGTACCAGGCGGTCAGCGCCGGCTTCTACGGCCCGCGCGACCCGGTGCGGGTGGTCAGCGAGGACTACGGCATCGACCTGGAAGCCGAAGTGGTGATCGTCACCGACGACGTGCCGATGGCGGCGACCGCCGAGCAGGCCGCCGGCCACATCCAGCTGATCGGCCTGGTCAACGACGTCTCGCTGCGCAACCTGATCCCGAACGAACTGGCCAAGGGCTTCGGCTTCCTGCAGTCCAAGCCGCGTTCGGCGCTGAGCCCGGTGTTCGTGACGCCGGACGAGCTCGGCGACGCCTGGCAGGACAGCAAGGTCCACCTGGCTCTGCTGACCCACATCAACGGCGAATGGTTCGGCGCGCCGGAAGCCGGCGTCGACATGCAGTTCAACTTCGCCCAACTGGTGGCGCACGCGGCCAAGACCCGGCCGTTGTCGGCCGGCACCATCGTCGGCTCCGGCACCGTCGCCAACCAGGACACCTCGCTGGGCGCGTCCTGCTTCGCCGAGCGCCGCACCGTCGAGACCCTGGAGCAGGGCAAGCCGGTCACGCCGTTCATGAGCTTCGGCGACACGGTGCGGATCGAAATGCTCGACCGCGCCGGCGCCAGCATCTTCGGCGCGATCGAGCAGCGCATCGAAAAGCCCTGA